One segment of Nakamurella flava DNA contains the following:
- a CDS encoding NUDIX hydrolase: MCDEPAPRPAATVVVLRPAAADPTVPGFEVFVLRRVASMQFAPSMTVFPGGGVDPSDAGPVPWQGPPPAWFARRLGLSGPGAVDLAHRLVVAAVRELYEETGLLLAAPAGARRPAPEPDGALARLLTEQGRVLCADALRPWANWVTPRGRSRRYDTAFFVTALPDGDDLRLTTTEADEGFWATPAALLAADGAGSVRLMPPTRAVLTDLAAHSTVAGVLAAEPVIVPWTRDESGAVVPYVPAGAGS, translated from the coding sequence GTGTGCGACGAACCCGCCCCCCGCCCCGCCGCCACGGTGGTCGTCCTGCGACCGGCCGCCGCCGACCCGACGGTGCCCGGGTTCGAGGTGTTCGTGCTGCGCCGGGTCGCGTCCATGCAGTTCGCGCCGTCCATGACCGTCTTCCCCGGGGGTGGGGTCGATCCGTCCGACGCCGGTCCCGTGCCCTGGCAGGGTCCACCGCCGGCGTGGTTCGCCCGGCGTCTGGGACTGTCCGGGCCGGGTGCGGTCGACCTGGCCCATCGGCTGGTCGTGGCGGCCGTGCGGGAGCTGTACGAGGAGACCGGGCTGCTGCTGGCCGCACCGGCCGGCGCTCGGCGGCCCGCCCCCGAACCGGACGGGGCGCTGGCCCGGTTGCTCACCGAGCAGGGCCGGGTGCTGTGCGCGGACGCGCTCCGGCCGTGGGCGAACTGGGTCACCCCCCGGGGCCGCTCCCGGCGGTACGACACGGCGTTCTTCGTCACCGCCCTCCCGGACGGTGACGACCTGCGCTTGACGACGACCGAGGCCGACGAGGGTTTCTGGGCCACCCCCGCCGCGCTCCTGGCCGCCGACGGGGCCGGTAGCGTCCGCCTCATGCCGCCGACCCGCGCCGTGCTGACCGACCTGGCCGCCCACTCGACCGTTGCCGGGGTGCTCGCGGCCGAGCCGGTGATCGTCCCGTGGACCCGCGACGAGAGCGGGGCGGTCGTGCCGTACGTGCCCGCCGGCGCGGGGTCGTGA
- a CDS encoding alpha/beta fold hydrolase encodes MFQSAPGPAGGGSAGADRSPTGSGAVVRVGAVNQGPWQHRDVSANGIRFHLAEQGSGPLIVLVHDFGQYWRSWRYQLPGLAAAGYRVVAPDLRGYGDTDKAPRGYDAFCLAADLSGLIRALGERQAILVGQGFGGITAFNTAAMHPDQVAGLVVLGAPHPLRMAKIGRPWPADRARRLVTWAGTPVWPERHLLSGRAALLERIVRSFSGPAWRGSRDFRVTVEQMRAAIRIPGAAHGAVEHLRWMARSPWRADGHRHRDAIAQPLTLPVLHLVGDADRFTPPDSLAPTREMCRGWYTLSTVRGVGHYPAEEAPELTTELIAGLAARAHR; translated from the coding sequence CTGTTCCAGTCGGCGCCCGGCCCGGCGGGGGGCGGGTCGGCGGGCGCTGACCGTTCCCCCACCGGATCGGGTGCGGTCGTCCGTGTAGGCGCCGTCAACCAGGGTCCCTGGCAGCACCGGGACGTCAGCGCCAACGGCATCCGCTTCCACCTGGCCGAGCAGGGTAGCGGTCCGCTCATCGTCCTCGTCCACGACTTCGGTCAGTACTGGCGGTCGTGGCGCTACCAGCTCCCCGGCCTGGCCGCGGCGGGCTACCGGGTCGTCGCCCCGGACCTGCGCGGGTACGGCGACACCGACAAGGCGCCCCGCGGGTACGACGCGTTCTGCCTGGCCGCCGACCTGTCGGGGCTGATCCGGGCGCTCGGTGAGCGGCAGGCGATCCTGGTCGGTCAGGGCTTCGGCGGGATCACCGCCTTCAACACCGCCGCCATGCACCCGGACCAGGTGGCCGGCCTCGTCGTGCTGGGCGCCCCGCATCCACTGCGTATGGCGAAGATCGGGCGGCCCTGGCCCGCCGACCGGGCCCGCCGGCTCGTCACGTGGGCCGGCACTCCCGTCTGGCCCGAACGGCACCTGCTGAGTGGCCGGGCGGCCCTGCTGGAGCGCATCGTCCGGTCGTTCTCCGGGCCGGCGTGGCGGGGGTCGCGGGACTTCCGGGTGACGGTCGAGCAGATGCGCGCGGCGATCCGCATCCCCGGGGCCGCGCACGGGGCCGTCGAGCACCTGCGGTGGATGGCCCGCTCCCCCTGGCGGGCCGACGGCCACCGGCACCGGGACGCCATCGCCCAGCCCCTGACGCTGCCCGTCCTGCACCTCGTCGGCGACGCCGACCGGTTCACCCCGCCGGACTCGCTGGCCCCGACCCGCGAGATGTGCCGGGGCTGGTACACGTTGTCGACCGTGCGCGGGGTCGGGCACTACCCGGCCGAGGAGGCCCCCGAGCTCACCACGGAGCTGATCGCCGGACTGGCCGCCCGCGCCCACCGCTGA
- the nth gene encoding endonuclease III, with protein sequence MRRASVPATPLARTRRARRLAAELAVGYPDAVIELDFTTPLELAVATILSAQCTDVRVNQTTPPLFARYRTAADYAAADRAELEELIRPTGFFRNKATSLIGLGQALVERYDGEVPATMADLVSLPGFGRKTANVVLGNAFGLPGLPVDTHVQRLVKRWGLSTQTDPVKIETELTGMLPARDWTMFSHRTIYHGRRVCNAKRPACGACFLAALCPSYGAGPTDPEIAAGLITGAEKPHLLALVGLGPDDPVDDDGGDSGPGSGTPTG encoded by the coding sequence GTGCGCCGGGCGAGCGTCCCGGCCACCCCATTGGCCCGTACCCGGCGGGCCCGCCGGCTGGCCGCGGAACTGGCCGTCGGCTACCCCGACGCCGTCATCGAACTCGACTTCACCACCCCGCTCGAACTGGCCGTCGCGACCATCCTGTCGGCCCAGTGCACCGACGTCCGGGTCAACCAGACGACGCCCCCGCTCTTCGCCCGGTACCGCACCGCCGCCGACTACGCGGCCGCCGACCGGGCCGAGCTCGAGGAGCTGATCCGGCCGACTGGTTTCTTCCGGAACAAGGCGACCTCGCTCATCGGCCTCGGCCAGGCGCTGGTCGAGCGGTACGACGGCGAGGTGCCCGCGACCATGGCCGACCTGGTGAGCCTGCCCGGGTTCGGCCGTAAGACCGCCAACGTCGTCCTGGGGAACGCCTTTGGTCTCCCCGGCCTGCCGGTGGACACCCACGTGCAGCGCCTGGTCAAGCGGTGGGGTCTGAGCACGCAGACCGACCCGGTCAAGATCGAGACCGAGCTGACCGGCATGCTCCCGGCCCGCGACTGGACGATGTTCTCGCACCGGACGATCTACCACGGTCGCCGCGTGTGCAACGCCAAGCGCCCCGCCTGCGGGGCCTGCTTCCTGGCCGCCCTGTGCCCGTCGTACGGGGCCGGCCCCACCGATCCCGAGATCGCCGCCGGCCTGATCACCGGGGCCGAGAAGCCGCACCTGCTGGCCCTGGTCGGGCTCGGGCCCGACGATCCGGTCGACGACGACGGCGGCGACTCCGGCCCGGGGTCGGGAACACCCACCGGATGA
- a CDS encoding MBL fold metallo-hydrolase, whose amino-acid sequence MIGRRWDVVIAREDLSVLVTTSRRELTTSTLLLAGPVGAAAQALVVDPAWDPDELDGLAGDLAGWGVTDVSGIATHAHYDHLLWHPGLGRGPRWSSATTAATAGRDRDTLVAALGPDFPADLAALVGRVRGRAPGPLPWSGPPVELVEHDAHTPGHLAVWLPDPGVLIAGDMLSDVEPPLPEETGPAEYRAGLDVLAPFVERTSVVVPGHGHVGDGAEARRRWTADAAAVADLTN is encoded by the coding sequence ATGATCGGCCGCCGCTGGGACGTCGTGATCGCCCGGGAGGACCTGTCAGTGCTGGTCACGACGAGCCGCCGCGAGCTGACCACGTCGACGCTGCTGCTGGCCGGCCCGGTCGGCGCGGCCGCCCAGGCCCTGGTCGTCGACCCCGCATGGGATCCGGACGAGCTCGACGGCCTCGCCGGCGACCTGGCCGGGTGGGGCGTGACCGACGTCAGCGGTATCGCGACGCACGCCCACTACGACCATCTGCTCTGGCACCCGGGGCTGGGTCGCGGACCCCGCTGGTCGTCGGCGACCACGGCCGCCACCGCCGGTCGCGACCGGGACACCCTGGTCGCCGCCCTGGGCCCGGACTTCCCGGCGGACCTGGCGGCGCTGGTGGGCCGGGTTCGGGGCCGGGCGCCCGGCCCGCTGCCGTGGTCCGGCCCCCCGGTGGAACTGGTCGAACACGATGCGCACACCCCCGGCCACCTGGCCGTCTGGCTGCCCGACCCGGGGGTGCTGATCGCCGGGGACATGCTGAGCGACGTGGAACCGCCCCTGCCGGAGGAGACCGGACCGGCCGAGTACCGGGCGGGGCTGGACGTGTTGGCGCCGTTCGTCGAGCGGACCTCGGTGGTCGTTCCCGGGCATGGGCACGTCGGCGACGGGGCCGAGGCGCGGCGACGGTGGACCGCCGACGCCGCCGCCGTCGCCGACCTGACGAACTGA
- a CDS encoding Crp/Fnr family transcriptional regulator, producing MEETLGRAGIFQGVDPEAAAALGSTLETVDYPRGSAIFAEGELGDRLYIILSGKVKLGRHSPDGRENLLAVMGPSDMFGELTVFDPGPRTSTATAVTDVRLATMDRTALREWITKRPEIAEQLLRVLARRLRRTNNALADLIFTDVPGRVAKALLQLARQFGQQEGGYLRVTHDLTQEELAQLVGASRETVNKALADFGQRGWLRLEGKSVVLLDAERLARRAR from the coding sequence GTGGAGGAAACGCTGGGCAGAGCCGGCATCTTCCAAGGTGTTGACCCCGAGGCCGCTGCGGCGCTCGGATCCACCCTGGAGACCGTCGATTACCCGCGCGGCAGCGCCATCTTCGCCGAGGGTGAGCTCGGCGATCGGCTGTACATCATCCTGTCCGGCAAGGTGAAGCTCGGCCGGCACTCCCCCGACGGCCGCGAGAACCTGCTCGCCGTCATGGGTCCGTCCGACATGTTCGGCGAGCTGACCGTCTTCGACCCGGGTCCCCGCACGTCGACCGCCACCGCGGTCACCGACGTCCGCCTGGCGACCATGGACCGCACCGCGTTGCGCGAATGGATCACCAAGCGCCCGGAGATCGCCGAGCAGTTGCTGCGGGTGCTCGCCCGCCGGCTGCGCCGCACCAACAACGCGCTGGCCGACCTGATCTTCACCGACGTCCCCGGCCGCGTCGCCAAGGCCCTGCTGCAGCTGGCCCGCCAGTTCGGTCAGCAGGAGGGCGGCTACCTCCGCGTCACCCACGACCTCACCCAGGAGGAGCTGGCCCAGCTGGTCGGCGCCTCCCGGGAGACCGTCAACAAGGCCCTGGCCGACTTCGGTCAGCGCGGGTGGCTGCGCCTGGAGGGCAAGAGCGTCGTGCTGCTCGACGCCGAACGGCTGGCCCGCCGCGCCCGCTGA
- a CDS encoding NUDIX hydrolase: MRPTAVGRPTAPDRLGRRLLPDADLPDWLHPLVHRIDGAELDSPLAALLDLATADARASAVLMLFAEGPHGPDLLLTGRSATLRSHAGQPAFPGGRGEPGEDDVTTALREAQEETGLDPTSVRPAALLPHVYLPPSRHLVRPVLAWWAEPGPVSAVDPAETALVARVPISELVDPAHRGVVTLRSGHRGPAFDVADLLVWGFTGALVDVLLTLGGWAVPWDTARVLPLAVEG, from the coding sequence ATGAGACCGACCGCTGTGGGCCGCCCGACCGCCCCGGATCGGCTGGGCCGCCGACTCCTCCCCGACGCCGATCTCCCCGACTGGCTGCACCCCCTCGTCCACCGCATCGACGGTGCCGAGCTGGACAGCCCGCTCGCGGCACTGCTGGACCTGGCCACCGCGGACGCCCGGGCCAGCGCCGTGCTGATGCTGTTCGCGGAGGGCCCGCACGGCCCGGACCTGTTGCTCACCGGCCGGTCGGCGACGCTGCGCTCGCACGCCGGGCAGCCCGCCTTCCCCGGCGGGCGCGGTGAGCCCGGCGAGGACGACGTGACCACCGCCCTGCGCGAGGCCCAGGAGGAGACCGGGTTGGACCCGACCTCCGTCCGGCCGGCGGCCCTGCTGCCGCACGTGTACCTCCCCCCGTCCCGGCACCTGGTCCGCCCCGTGCTGGCCTGGTGGGCGGAGCCGGGGCCGGTGAGCGCGGTCGACCCCGCGGAGACCGCGCTCGTCGCCCGGGTGCCGATCAGTGAGCTCGTCGACCCGGCCCACCGGGGTGTCGTCACCCTGCGGTCGGGGCACCGTGGACCCGCCTTCGACGTCGCCGACCTGCTGGTCTGGGGCTTCACGGGTGCGCTGGTCGACGTGCTGCTCACCCTGGGCGGCTGGGCCGTGCCCTGGGACACCGCACGAGTGCTGCCCCTGGCGGTGGAAGGCTGA
- a CDS encoding MarP family serine protease yields MDLSSMLQSINAIDVLVVLLVIAAAISGFRQGLITALFTLVGAVAGAVGAVKLAPLAMDLVTDSTAKIALGIACVIVGVGIGEVVGSLLGRAISSRISWRPAQAVDRTLGIFGYSLAVLLVIWMVAVPLASVPWPWLSSTIRSSTVLGEVDKVMPDQARDLSSGLRQVFNDSGFPAILDPLAPTPGTTEVAAPDAAATDNPAIAAAAPSILKVRAVSESCSRRMEGTGFVIGPNKIMTNAHVVAGSARAGVEVDGTVLTGSVVVYDPNLDIAVLDVPDLSPDIPALTFASSAAPAGADAVVAGYPLDGPYTLSPARVRTVIDLRGPNIYSSSTVTREVYTIRAQVRPGNSGGPLLASDGTVLGVIFGGAIDSEDVGFALTADQVADILQEGLQDDTPTSTQVCTAA; encoded by the coding sequence ATGGACCTGTCCTCGATGCTGCAGTCGATCAACGCGATCGACGTCCTGGTCGTCCTGCTGGTGATCGCCGCCGCGATCTCCGGCTTCCGGCAGGGACTCATCACCGCCCTGTTCACCCTGGTTGGCGCGGTCGCCGGCGCGGTCGGCGCGGTCAAGCTGGCCCCGCTGGCGATGGACCTGGTCACCGATTCGACGGCCAAGATCGCGCTCGGGATCGCCTGCGTGATCGTCGGGGTCGGCATCGGAGAGGTCGTCGGCTCGCTGCTCGGCCGGGCGATCTCCTCGCGGATCAGCTGGCGGCCCGCGCAGGCCGTCGACCGGACGCTCGGCATCTTCGGCTACAGCCTCGCCGTGCTGCTGGTCATCTGGATGGTCGCGGTCCCGCTGGCCTCCGTGCCGTGGCCCTGGCTGTCGTCGACCATCCGGTCGTCCACCGTGCTCGGCGAGGTCGACAAGGTGATGCCGGACCAGGCCCGCGACCTGTCCTCCGGGCTCCGGCAGGTCTTCAACGACTCCGGGTTCCCGGCGATCCTCGACCCGCTCGCGCCCACCCCGGGAACCACCGAGGTCGCGGCGCCCGACGCCGCCGCCACCGACAACCCGGCCATCGCCGCGGCCGCGCCGTCGATCCTGAAGGTGCGGGCCGTCTCCGAGTCCTGCTCGCGGCGGATGGAGGGCACCGGGTTCGTCATCGGCCCGAACAAGATCATGACCAACGCGCACGTGGTCGCCGGGTCGGCGCGCGCCGGGGTGGAGGTCGACGGGACCGTCCTGACCGGCTCCGTCGTCGTGTACGACCCGAACCTGGACATCGCCGTGCTAGACGTGCCCGACCTGAGCCCGGACATCCCGGCTTTGACGTTCGCCTCGTCCGCCGCGCCCGCCGGGGCCGACGCCGTGGTGGCCGGCTACCCGCTGGACGGCCCGTACACGCTGAGCCCCGCCCGCGTCCGCACCGTCATCGACCTGCGCGGACCGAACATCTACTCCTCCAGCACGGTGACGCGCGAGGTCTACACCATCCGGGCGCAGGTCCGGCCGGGCAACTCCGGCGGACCGCTGCTCGCCTCCGACGGCACCGTGCTCGGCGTCATCTTCGGCGGGGCCATCGACTCGGAGGACGTGGGCTTCGCGCTGACCGCCGATCAGGTCGCCGACATCCTGCAGGAGGGCCTGCAGGACGACACCCCGACCTCCACGCAGGTCTGCACCGCGGCCTGA
- a CDS encoding response regulator produces the protein MDDGRDGRRIRVQLVDDQALLRVGFRMIIGSEPDLEVVGEAADGNTAVAEAQRCRPDVVLMDVRMPGMDGITATAAVLADDPARKVIILTTFDLDEYVVDGLRAGASGFLLKDTPPADLIAAIRTVHAGQAFLAPTATRRLLDACLPTLAGPADGSEVDVPPSPQATALARLTDREASVLAELARGRSNREIGQALFIAEGTVKIHISRILAKLELRDRVQAVILAYEAGLVRPGVT, from the coding sequence ATGGACGACGGACGCGACGGCCGCCGCATCCGTGTGCAGCTGGTCGACGACCAGGCGCTGCTGCGGGTCGGTTTTCGCATGATCATCGGATCCGAACCGGACCTCGAGGTCGTCGGCGAAGCGGCCGACGGGAACACCGCGGTCGCCGAGGCCCAGCGTTGCCGACCGGACGTGGTGCTGATGGACGTCCGCATGCCCGGCATGGACGGCATCACCGCCACCGCGGCGGTGTTGGCCGACGACCCGGCCCGGAAGGTGATCATCCTGACCACCTTCGACCTCGACGAATACGTCGTCGACGGGCTGCGAGCCGGGGCGAGCGGGTTCCTGCTCAAGGACACGCCGCCGGCCGACCTGATCGCCGCGATCCGCACGGTGCACGCCGGGCAGGCGTTCCTGGCTCCCACGGCGACCCGGCGACTGCTCGACGCGTGCCTTCCGACCCTGGCCGGCCCCGCGGACGGGTCCGAGGTCGACGTTCCGCCGTCCCCCCAGGCAACGGCCCTGGCCCGGCTCACCGACCGCGAGGCCAGCGTCCTGGCCGAGCTGGCCCGGGGCCGCTCCAACCGGGAGATCGGGCAGGCGCTCTTCATCGCCGAGGGCACCGTCAAGATCCACATCAGCCGCATCCTGGCCAAGCTCGAACTCCGCGACCGGGTGCAGGCGGTCATCCTGGCCTACGAAGCGGGTCTCGTCCGGCCCGGGGTGACCTGA
- a CDS encoding MBL fold metallo-hydrolase has product MATDLPAGVDLFLAPNPGPMTLDGTNTWRITSHDAPGAPAVVIDPGPDDEPHLRQVAAAGPVGLIVVTHRHRDHTAGAARLAELTGAPVRGADPVECVDGPPLADGERLVDRLQVVLTPGHTTDSVCLRLLDSAGATVAVFTGDTILGRGTTVIAHPDGALGPYLDSLRRLADIGAVPVLPGHGPVRPNLAAVCAEYLTHRTQRLDQVRAVLQEIGPTATVAQVTDVVYDFLDPDDATLRGAAERSVAAQLDHLRGAPS; this is encoded by the coding sequence ATGGCCACCGACCTGCCCGCCGGGGTCGACCTGTTCCTGGCCCCGAACCCCGGACCGATGACCCTCGACGGCACGAACACCTGGCGCATCACGAGCCACGACGCCCCCGGGGCCCCCGCCGTGGTGATCGACCCCGGCCCCGACGACGAGCCGCACCTGCGGCAGGTCGCGGCGGCCGGTCCGGTCGGGCTGATCGTCGTCACCCACCGGCACCGGGACCACACGGCCGGGGCCGCCCGTCTCGCCGAGTTGACCGGCGCCCCGGTCCGTGGTGCCGACCCGGTCGAGTGCGTCGACGGCCCGCCGCTGGCCGACGGAGAACGCCTGGTCGATCGTCTTCAGGTCGTGCTCACTCCCGGCCACACCACCGACTCGGTGTGCCTGCGGCTGCTCGACTCCGCCGGCGCCACCGTCGCCGTGTTCACCGGGGACACCATCCTGGGGCGGGGGACCACCGTCATCGCCCACCCGGACGGCGCCCTCGGCCCCTACCTGGATTCGTTGCGGCGCCTGGCGGACATCGGTGCGGTGCCGGTGCTGCCGGGTCACGGGCCGGTCCGGCCGAACCTGGCCGCGGTCTGCGCCGAATACCTCACCCATCGCACCCAGCGCCTGGACCAGGTGCGGGCCGTGTTGCAGGAGATCGGCCCGACGGCGACGGTCGCCCAGGTGACCGACGTGGTCTACGACTTCCTCGACCCTGACGACGCCACCCTGCGCGGGGCGGCGGAACGGTCGGTGGCGGCCCAGCTCGACCACCTGCGCGGCGCCCCGTCGTGA
- a CDS encoding putative RNA methyltransferase produces the protein MSGSLRGAGLAAAVDLLTCPHCRAPLAVVQAGRVLGCSAGHRFDIARQGYVSLLGPRARTDTGDTAAMVTARERFLGRGHYAPVTTVLAEQAAPVGPVVEIGAGPGHHLRGVLDARRGPDGESPIGVALDSSAAAARRSASDPRVASVVADAWSPLPVVDAGVAVALSVFAPRDVEEITRILRPGGRLVAVTPEPGHLAELRDVVPLLAVDAGKSERLADAFAGRLELIERIEVTADLALTPADVADVVGMGPNAHHLDAAALAAVADGLPERTPTRLAVTVTVLRKPT, from the coding sequence GTGAGCGGTTCCCTCAGAGGGGCCGGGTTGGCCGCCGCCGTCGACCTCCTGACCTGCCCGCACTGCCGCGCCCCGCTGGCCGTGGTGCAGGCCGGCCGGGTGCTCGGGTGTTCGGCCGGCCACCGCTTCGACATCGCCCGGCAGGGCTACGTCAGCCTGCTCGGGCCGCGGGCGCGCACCGACACTGGGGACACCGCGGCGATGGTCACGGCCCGGGAACGGTTCCTCGGCCGCGGGCACTACGCCCCGGTGACGACGGTGCTGGCCGAGCAGGCCGCCCCGGTCGGTCCGGTGGTGGAGATCGGGGCCGGGCCGGGGCATCACCTGCGCGGCGTCCTGGACGCCCGCCGCGGTCCGGACGGGGAGTCGCCGATCGGGGTGGCCCTGGATTCCTCCGCGGCGGCTGCGCGGCGGTCCGCGTCCGACCCGCGGGTCGCGTCCGTCGTCGCCGACGCGTGGTCGCCGCTACCGGTGGTGGACGCCGGCGTCGCCGTGGCGCTCAGCGTGTTCGCGCCGCGGGACGTCGAGGAGATCACCCGCATCCTGCGGCCGGGCGGCCGGCTGGTGGCGGTGACCCCCGAGCCCGGTCACCTGGCCGAACTGCGGGACGTCGTGCCGCTGCTCGCGGTGGACGCCGGCAAGTCGGAGCGGCTGGCCGACGCGTTCGCCGGGCGGTTGGAGCTGATCGAGCGCATCGAGGTGACCGCCGACCTGGCGCTGACCCCGGCGGACGTCGCCGACGTCGTCGGCATGGGGCCGAACGCCCACCACCTGGACGCGGCCGCCCTGGCCGCCGTCGCCGACGGGCTGCCGGAGCGGACCCCGACCCGGCTCGCGGTGACGGTCACCGTGCTGCGGAAACCGACCTGA